In a single window of the Ktedonobacteraceae bacterium genome:
- the tuf gene encoding elongation factor Tu (EF-Tu; promotes GTP-dependent binding of aminoacyl-tRNA to the A-site of ribosomes during protein biosynthesis; when the tRNA anticodon matches the mRNA codon, GTP hydrolysis results; the inactive EF-Tu-GDP leaves the ribosome and release of GDP is promoted by elongation factor Ts; many prokaryotes have two copies of the gene encoding EF-Tu), with amino-acid sequence MVMPGDHIDMTVELIQPVAMEEGVKFAIREGGRTVGAGICTRVES; translated from the coding sequence ATGGTGATGCCCGGCGATCACATCGACATGACGGTGGAGTTGATCCAGCCAGTGGCGATGGAAGAGGGCGTCAAGTTTGCCATTCGTGAGGGTGGTCGAACCGTGGGCGCTGGCATCTGCACCAGGGT